The following are from one region of the Mus caroli chromosome 13, CAROLI_EIJ_v1.1, whole genome shotgun sequence genome:
- the LOC110308696 gene encoding DPH3 homolog, which translates to MSVFHDEVKIKDFQYDKDLETYFCPCPCGNSFSIIKEDLENGDDVAMRPGVIYDKDQFMCGETVPALSSN; encoded by the coding sequence ATGTCAGTATTTCATGATGAGGTGAAGATCAAGGACTTTCAATATGACAAGGACTTGGAGACCTatttctgcccctgcccctgtggGAATAGCTTCTCCATCATCAAGGAAGATTTGGAAAATGGAGACGATGTGGCAATGCGTCCAGGTGTGATTTATGACAAAGATCAGTTCATGTGTGGAGAAACAGTCCCAGCACTTTCAAGCAACTAA